One Sporomusaceae bacterium ACPt DNA window includes the following coding sequences:
- a CDS encoding hypothetical protein (UPF0166 protein TM_0021), which translates to MPKIASKAKRLRIYIGEADHWKRRSLYHAIVEKAKELDMAGATVFRGLMGYGANSRIHTATILDLSSDLPLLVEIIDSEEYIARLLPYLDEMLSEGLVTVDDVEVIKYGRKPPKR; encoded by the coding sequence GTGCCTAAAATTGCGAGTAAAGCAAAACGATTGCGTATTTACATTGGGGAAGCCGACCATTGGAAGCGGCGTTCTTTGTATCATGCTATTGTCGAAAAGGCTAAAGAGTTAGATATGGCGGGGGCTACTGTGTTTCGCGGTCTTATGGGCTATGGAGCCAACAGCCGTATTCATACGGCGACAATCCTGGACCTGTCCAGTGATTTACCGCTGCTGGTCGAAATCATTGACAGTGAGGAATATATAGCTAGGCTGCTACCGTATCTGGATGAGATGTTGTCAGAGGGGCTGGTGACAGTTGACGATGTTGAGGTCATCAAATACGGACGTAAGCCTCCCAAACGGTAA
- the crcB_1 gene encoding Putative fluoride ion transporter CrcB, which yields MELIIIIGIGGVAGALTRFGVGQIVGRYYFMRFPLATFLINVTGSFLLGFSAAHISGLPTDHVIIERYGFQIGFLGAYTTHSTFAYESIRLVEDGEWKNFFAYIAGSAIVGVVCCGIGYVCGA from the coding sequence ATGGAGTTAATAATCATCATCGGCATTGGCGGCGTTGCCGGCGCTTTGACGCGTTTTGGCGTTGGACAGATAGTAGGCAGATATTATTTTATGAGGTTCCCATTGGCAACCTTTCTGATTAACGTGACCGGATCGTTTCTTCTCGGTTTTTCGGCGGCCCACATTTCAGGATTGCCAACGGACCACGTCATTATCGAACGCTATGGTTTTCAGATCGGTTTTTTGGGTGCTTACACGACACACTCAACATTTGCTTATGAAAGTATCCGGTTGGTGGAAGACGGGGAATGGAAAAACTTTTTCGCTTATATCGCTGGGAGTGCGATTGTCGGAGTAGTATGCTGCGGCATCGGTTATGTCTGCGGGGCTTAA
- the crcB_2 gene encoding Putative fluoride ion transporter CrcB — translation MSYFAVAVGGLLGAIARFGMGQWFADLVHSTGFPWGTLVINLLGCFILSLFLTVALDLLAISPFLRLGISTGFLGAFTTFSTFSLETFQLYQNHQFWYAGLYLFSSIFLCIAMSALGLVVARGIEQFQANKQVDDGTVGDTET, via the coding sequence ATGAGTTATTTCGCGGTGGCGGTTGGCGGTTTGCTGGGGGCCATAGCCCGGTTCGGCATGGGGCAGTGGTTTGCTGACCTTGTACACAGTACCGGGTTTCCATGGGGGACATTAGTCATTAACTTGCTGGGGTGTTTTATACTGTCTCTGTTTCTTACTGTTGCCTTGGACTTATTAGCAATCAGCCCGTTCCTCCGGTTGGGAATTTCCACAGGATTTCTCGGCGCATTTACGACATTTTCCACATTTTCTCTAGAAACATTTCAATTGTACCAGAACCATCAGTTCTGGTACGCAGGGTTGTATTTATTTTCCAGTATTTTTCTGTGCATCGCTATGTCGGCCCTCGGTTTGGTTGTCGCCCGCGGCATCGAGCAATTTCAGGCCAATAAACAAGTGGATGACGGAACGGTTGGTGATACAGAGACGTGA
- the spoVAD_2 gene encoding Stage V sporulation protein AD, whose translation MLQGHQTWFFDSKPVIIGSAAIGGPFEAQGNLAGDFDLLHGDIWLGQDSYEQAEKKFLEQACETAIKKAGLKKEDIQFFFSGDLINQIMPSSFTARTLAVPYLGIYGACSSAMEGLSLASLIIDSGFAQNALVGTSSHNAASEKQYRYPTEYGAQKPPTAQWTVTGAGAAVVARQGEGPRVVAATIGRVIDMGLSDPFNMGAAMAPAAVDTIEAHFRDLNLSPSHYDLIATGDLGKIGHRIAGDLLTKHGLDIPVEKLTDCGILMYKEDQPVFAGGSGCACVATTAFGHLLNRMRRGELNRILVIATGALLSPMSYQQKETIPCIAYAVSIEM comes from the coding sequence ATGCTGCAAGGTCATCAAACATGGTTTTTTGATTCGAAACCGGTCATCATTGGTTCGGCAGCTATCGGCGGGCCTTTTGAGGCGCAAGGCAACCTGGCCGGTGACTTCGATCTGCTGCATGGTGATATATGGCTTGGACAGGATAGTTATGAACAAGCAGAAAAAAAGTTTTTGGAACAAGCATGCGAGACAGCCATTAAAAAAGCGGGACTCAAAAAAGAAGATATCCAGTTTTTTTTCAGCGGTGATTTAATTAATCAGATTATGCCCAGCAGCTTTACGGCCCGTACCCTTGCCGTTCCTTATTTAGGTATTTATGGAGCATGTTCCAGTGCCATGGAAGGACTATCACTAGCTTCCCTTATTATCGATAGTGGGTTTGCCCAGAATGCACTTGTCGGTACCTCCAGCCATAATGCCGCTTCGGAAAAACAATACAGGTATCCTACTGAATATGGCGCGCAAAAACCCCCCACCGCCCAGTGGACGGTGACGGGGGCAGGTGCTGCAGTTGTTGCACGGCAAGGGGAAGGGCCGCGGGTTGTAGCTGCTACCATTGGACGCGTAATCGATATGGGACTTTCCGATCCTTTTAACATGGGGGCTGCCATGGCTCCGGCCGCCGTTGATACGATCGAAGCCCATTTCAGGGATTTGAACCTATCCCCGTCACATTATGACCTCATTGCGACTGGAGATTTAGGCAAGATAGGTCACCGGATTGCCGGAGATTTGCTGACAAAGCACGGACTTGACATCCCGGTAGAAAAATTGACCGACTGCGGTATTCTAATGTACAAGGAGGATCAGCCGGTTTTTGCCGGTGGCAGCGGCTGTGCCTGTGTTGCTACAACTGCCTTCGGGCATCTTTTAAATCGCATGCGACGAGGGGAGCTGAACCGGATTCTCGTTATAGCCACAGGCGCTTTGCTCTCTCCTATGTCTTACCAGCAAAAGGAAACCATACCGTGCATTGCCTATGCAGTATCAATAGAAATGTAA